A single window of Pectobacterium parmentieri DNA harbors:
- the plsB gene encoding glycerol-3-phosphate 1-O-acyltransferase PlsB: MSGWRKIYYKLLNLPLKLLVKSKVIPADPVVELGLDPSRPILYVLPYNSQADLLTLRAKCLALGLPDPSQPFEFNGVELPSHVFINDGPRVFRYYVPKQKSVKLFHDYLDLHRANPDLDVQMVPVSVMFGRSPGREGHSQATPHLRLLNGIEKFFAVLWLGRDSFVRFSSPVSLRYMATEHGTDKTIAHKLARVARMHFSRQRLAAVGPRLPVRQDLFNKLLDSKAIKKAVDDEARSKKISHEKAQQNAIALMEEIAADFSYEAVRLSDRVLSWTWNRLYQGINVHNAERVRQLAQDGHGIVYVPCHRSHMDYLLLSYVLYHQGLVPPHIAAGINLNFWPAGPIFRRLGAFFIRRTFKGNKLYSTIFREYLGELFARGYSVEYFMEGGRSRTGRLLDPKTGTLAMTIQAMLRGGTRPITLVPIYVGYEHVMEVGTYAKELRGAVKEKEGFMQMVRGLRKLRNLGQGYVNFGEPLPLTTYLNQHVPQWRDAIDPIEAQRPSWLTPTVQDISMDIMVRINNSAAANAMNLCSTALLASRQRSLTREQMHEQLDCYLQLLRQTPYHKDITAPKKTANELLEHALSMNKFEVEKDSIGDIIILPREQAVLMTYYRNNIQHLLVLPSLIASIVIHHRRITLADVVQQITLIYPLLQAELFLHYSKEQLPDVLETLANELIRQQLLCSRDGELAINPPRIRTLQLLSAGVRETLQRYAITLSLLCANPEINRGTLEKESRNMAQRLSVLHGINAPEFFDKAVFSTLVATLRTAGYITDSAEAAQGDIMAIYSILGDLITPEVRLTIESASSSTEMETASQAVEEAKQE, from the coding sequence GTGGTCGAGTTGGGGTTAGATCCCTCACGTCCTATACTCTATGTTCTGCCTTATAACTCTCAGGCGGATCTCTTGACGCTACGCGCGAAATGTCTGGCATTGGGCTTACCCGATCCCTCGCAACCGTTCGAATTCAATGGCGTTGAACTCCCTAGCCACGTCTTTATTAATGACGGGCCGCGTGTCTTCCGTTATTACGTTCCCAAGCAGAAATCCGTCAAGCTATTCCACGACTATCTGGATCTGCATCGCGCCAATCCAGATTTAGACGTGCAGATGGTGCCCGTTTCCGTGATGTTTGGGCGCTCTCCAGGTCGGGAAGGTCATTCTCAGGCCACGCCACACCTGCGGTTACTCAACGGTATCGAAAAATTCTTTGCCGTACTGTGGCTAGGCCGCGACAGCTTTGTCCGCTTCTCCAGCCCGGTGTCGCTGCGCTATATGGCAACCGAGCATGGCACTGACAAAACCATAGCCCACAAACTGGCGCGCGTCGCGCGTATGCACTTCTCTCGCCAGCGTTTAGCGGCTGTTGGCCCACGCTTGCCGGTGCGTCAGGACCTGTTTAACAAGTTGCTGGATTCCAAAGCGATCAAGAAAGCCGTAGACGATGAGGCTCGCAGTAAGAAGATTTCTCATGAGAAAGCGCAGCAAAATGCGATTGCGCTGATGGAAGAAATCGCCGCCGATTTCTCCTACGAAGCGGTGCGACTGTCGGATCGCGTATTGAGCTGGACGTGGAACCGCCTTTATCAGGGGATCAACGTTCATAACGCCGAACGCGTTCGCCAACTGGCGCAGGATGGTCACGGCATTGTCTATGTGCCCTGCCACCGTAGCCATATGGATTATCTGCTGCTGTCCTACGTCCTGTACCATCAAGGCTTAGTCCCGCCGCACATCGCCGCAGGTATTAATCTTAATTTTTGGCCGGCGGGCCCGATCTTCCGCCGTCTTGGCGCGTTCTTTATTCGTCGAACCTTCAAAGGTAACAAACTCTATTCCACGATTTTCCGCGAATACCTGGGCGAGCTGTTTGCCCGTGGTTATTCAGTTGAATACTTCATGGAAGGCGGGCGTTCCCGCACGGGGCGTCTTCTGGATCCCAAAACCGGCACGCTGGCCATGACCATTCAGGCCATGCTCAGAGGCGGCACGCGCCCTATCACACTGGTGCCGATTTATGTCGGCTACGAACACGTGATGGAAGTCGGCACTTATGCGAAAGAGTTGCGCGGCGCGGTGAAGGAAAAAGAAGGCTTTATGCAGATGGTACGCGGTCTGCGCAAACTGCGTAACCTGGGTCAGGGCTATGTGAACTTCGGTGAACCGCTCCCGCTGACAACCTATCTGAACCAGCATGTACCTCAGTGGCGTGATGCGATTGATCCCATCGAGGCGCAGCGTCCAAGCTGGCTAACGCCGACAGTGCAGGATATCTCTATGGATATCATGGTGCGCATCAATAATTCGGCGGCAGCAAACGCGATGAACCTGTGCTCTACGGCGTTATTAGCATCGCGACAGCGTTCACTGACGCGTGAGCAAATGCACGAACAGCTCGATTGCTACCTGCAACTGCTGCGTCAAACTCCTTACCACAAGGATATTACGGCTCCCAAAAAGACAGCGAATGAATTGCTGGAACACGCGCTGAGCATGAACAAATTCGAAGTGGAGAAGGACAGCATTGGCGATATCATCATTCTGCCGCGCGAGCAGGCGGTTCTGATGACGTATTATCGCAATAACATCCAGCATCTGTTGGTCTTACCGTCGTTGATCGCCAGCATCGTCATCCATCATCGTCGGATTACACTTGCCGACGTCGTGCAACAAATCACGCTAATCTATCCGCTGCTGCAAGCCGAGTTGTTCCTGCATTATTCCAAAGAGCAATTACCGGACGTGCTGGAAACACTAGCTAATGAACTGATTCGACAACAGTTACTGTGCAGCCGTGATGGCGAATTAGCCATCAATCCGCCACGCATCCGCACACTACAACTGCTGTCTGCTGGCGTGCGTGAAACACTGCAACGTTATGCGATTACACTGTCTTTGCTATGTGCAAATCCAGAAATCAATCGTGGAACGCTGGAAAAAGAAAGCCGGAATATGGCACAACGTCTGTCCGTTCTGCACGGTATTAATGCACCGGAGTTTTTTGATAAAGCGGTGTTCTCGACGCTGGTTGCCACGTTACGCACAGCCGGGTATATCACCGACAGTGCGGAAGCAGCGCAAGGCGATATTATGGCAATCTACAGCATCCTTGGCGATCTGATCACTCCAGAAGTTCGGTTGACTATCGAAAGCGCCAGCTCATCCACCGAAATGGAAACAGCCAGTCAGGCGGTGGAAGAGGCAAAGCAGGAATAG